From one Delphinus delphis chromosome 21, mDelDel1.2, whole genome shotgun sequence genomic stretch:
- the C21H8orf48 gene encoding uncharacterized protein C8orf48 homolog, with translation MADFSKETFESFTDEAQSSSSFSSSGGLQPWSCASGSKYESGTPTPRLQYGDNKSEFSHFKNNEKKLSRKWINNLKGKEMNSGQYQPDTKLETEITQASLEELNALQSFCTVKINLIHHSATSKGKKSSGHKKLQLGSDAEAPEVDALNCTVPDELLNRIYFKNMRTTPNEVVTAKQHISSRCPNCNRKRAELAQSAFLKQKKTLLESLLLQEKIDEDLHMKDFLTLIGEIHQSLPRLSDDPRIIWERLKEKSQIGYSGFERSDTKQEM, from the coding sequence ATGGCAGACTTTTCTAAGGAGACCTTTGAGTCCTTTACTGATGAGGCACAGAGTTCCAGTTCATTCAGTTCCTCTGGAGGACTGCAGCCCTGGTCCTGTGCCTCTGGGAGTAAATACGAGAGTGGAACGCCGACTCCACGCTTGCAATATGGAGACAACAAATCTGAGTTTTCACacttcaaaaataatgaaaagaagttGAGCAGAAAATGGATCAACAACCTCAAGGGCAAGGAAATGAACTCTGGACAGTACCAACCAGACACTAAACTTGAAACAGAAATCACTCAGGCATCCCTTGAAGAATTGAATGCCCTGCAGTCTTTCTGCACCGTTAAGATAAACCTGATCCATCATAGTGCGACCTCTAAGGGGAAAAAGAGCAGCGGACATAAAAAGCTGCAGCTTGGATCGGATGCAGAGGCTCCAGAGGTAGATGCCTTAAACTGTACTGTCCCCGATGAGCTTCTGAAcagaatctattttaaaaacatgaggaCAACACCCAACGAGGTGGTAACAGCTAAGCAACACATTTCTTCTCGGTGTCCCAACTGTAACAGGAAAAGAGCAGAACTGGCCCAATCTGCCTTCCTGAAACAGAAGAAGACTTTACTGGAGTCACTTCTACTCCAAGAGAAAATAGATGAAGATCTTCATATGAAAGACTTTCTTACCCTTATTGGAGAAATACATCAGAGCCTTCCCAGGCTTTCCGATGACCCCAGAATAATCTGGGAAAGACTGAAGGAGAAAAGTCAAATTGGTTACTCTGGTTTTGAAAGGTCAGATACAAAGCAGGAGATGTAG